CGGGCTGTCGTTTCAGATAATGGAATCGGCGCTTGCCGGATTGTTAAAGGGCTCGGCATCTCCGGAATGGAGGAGAGGGCTGCAGCACTGGGAGGGACGGTTGTCGTGGATGGCACAGATGGTTTCCGTGTGATTACTCTGCTGCCACATGGACAAGCGTCGGAGAATTCTCATCTTCGTTCTTCATGAAACTTCTCATATCAAAGGATGAACTTATGCACTGTTATAGGTTCATCCCTTTTCTTTATGATATAGAAAGAAAAAGCAAGCAAGATTCAGGGGAGTGGGAGTGGTGAACAATGAACGTTCTGGAAATTGAGGGACTTACCAAAAAATTTGGGGATTTCGTAGCCGTAGATCATATGAATTTAAAGCTTCGTGAAGGAGAAATATTTGGTTTTCTCGGGGCCAACGGTGCGGGAAAGAGTACAACAATTCATCTGATCTCTTCTCTGCTCCGTGCATCCAAAGGTGAAATTCGTCTGCTCGGTAAAAATATTGCTAAAAACAGCAGGTTTGCCAAGATGAATATTGGTATCGTACCGCAGGATATAGCCATTTATGAGAATTTGACCGCATATGAGAATGTTCATTTTTTTGGAGGCTTGTATGGTTTAAGGGGAAAAGATCTGCAAGAGAGGTCTTTGGAAGCACTGAATTTTGTCGGACTCACGGATAAGGCCAAACACTATCCTAAAAATTTCTCGGGCGGAATGAAACGCAGATTAAATATTGCCTGTGCCATAGCTCATCAGCCGAAGCTGATCATTATGGATGAGCCAACGGTGGGCATTGATCCCCAGTCCAGAAGCTATATTCTGGATTCTGTCCGCAAGCTGAACCAGATGGGCTGTACAATCATATACACGAGTCACTATATGGAGGAGGTCGAAGAGATCTGCACCCGCATCGCGATCGTAGATCATGGTAAGATCATCGCGGAAGGAACGAAGGAACAGCTCACATCAACTATTACAGACACAAAGGATATTTGGATCGGATATAAGTCGGATCTTCCACTCGATATCGAGTCTTTGCAGCAGATTCACGGAGTGATCGAGGTGACGGCAGACGATCAAATGATTCAAATCCGGTCTAAATCCGAAGTGAACAATCTGAATCAGCTGATTTATCAATTAATGGCCCATGAAGTTGAGATTCGCTCAGTAGAAGAGCAGGCTCCTAACCTGGAAACCGTATTCTTAACCTTAACAGGTCGTAAATTGCGGGATTAGGGGGGATAAGATGAGCGTTATTCATATCATTCGTAAAGAATTGCTGACAGAGTTAAGAGACTATAAGACGTTTATATTCATGATTGCCTTCCCCATTGTTCTCATGCTTATTCTTGGGAGTGCATTAACGAATGCCTTCTCCAGCAATTACGAAATGGACTCTTTGAGCTTGATGTATACAGATCATACTAGTGAAGAACTGCTAGACGCTTCCTGGTTAGGCTTTATGGATGCGCTTGAGCTGGAAGGTGTGACGATCACAGAAGCAACAGAAGAGATCAATGGACAGACGGCGGTTCAGGTAGATCAGTATACCGCATATGCAGAGCTGACTAATGAAGGGATACAGTATTTTGGTAATCCGTCTGATTCCATTGAAAATAATATCGTCCAGGGCATGCTTACCGCTTTTGTGGATCAGTATAATCTCATCACAGCAGTAGGGAAGTCTGATCCAGCGGCGCTGAACCAAATTATGGACGCAAAATACGCCTATGGCAGCTTCATTCAGGAGGTCGGATTAATCCCGGATAAGCAGCCCAGCTCCGTAGATTACTATGCAATTACCATGTCTACGATGATTGCCCTCTACAGTGCATTATCCGCAAGTTATTTAATTCGAGGCGAAGTGTCTCGGCGAACTCATATTCGTTTGTATGCTTCGCCCGTTTCCAGAAAAGCAATATTCACTGGCAAAATATTGTCATCCACGTTGATAAACTTTTTATGTGTTGCTGTGGTTGTGTTGTTTAGCAAATTTGTCTTCCAGGCAGATTGGGGCTCAAGCTATGTTGCCGTATTGGCACTGTTATTCACTGAAGTTCTTCTCGCGGTCAGCCTGGGTCTTGCTTGCAGCTATCTGTTTAAAGACGGAGCAAGTCATGCCATTCTAATCATTATCATCCAAATTGCCTCTTTTGTTGGCGGATCTTATGCCCCGATCCATACAGATAATGGGATGTTTAGCTATGTGGTTCAGCTCTCCCCTATTTATTGGGCTAACCATGCACTCATGCAAGCGATATTTGCAGGTAATGCACCAGCCGTCATTCCAGTTATCGCTCTAAATGTGGGAATCAGTGCTCTCCTGCTTATGTTTTCCGCAGCATTTATGCATAAGACAGGAGGAGAATAGAATGAGGGATCTACTATGGCTGACGAGAAAAACCATAATTAGCGTGCTTCGAAAAAAAGCGAACATTTTTATATTGTTGATTCTTCCTATAGCAGCGGCATTAATCAGTATGGCGATTTATGGCGGAGGCAGCGGTGCTCCTCTGCGGGTGTCCATCGTTAATCTGGATGGAGAGCAGAAGATCACACAAGACACGATCTCTTTCATAGAACAGCTCAACAAGGTTCAGATTACTGTTACGGATGAAGAGTCCATGAAAAAGGATATTGCAGCGGGAAATTCAGATACTTCGGTGATCTTTAAGCAAGGCTTTGCTGCAAGTGTGCAGAACGGCGCCCCGGATCATATCGAAATGATATCTGTAAAAGGAGCCGAGGTAACCGCCTATGTTAAATCCATGCTTCACAGTTATATCAGCAATGCGGCAGCGATTGCAAAATATGCTGCAGGAGATCAGGAAATATTTGAGTCCCTCTACGAGGAATACAGTAGTCAGAGCTTTAAACTCTCTTCAGTTAAGGTAGAGGATAGCGCAGCTGTTAAGAATGCGACGTACCAAACGATGGGCTTCCTCGTCGCTCTAATGATGTTCTCCTCGGTGAACCTGACTTCTTTTATCTTAAAAGAGAAAGAAAACAGAACATTTTTCCGGATCATGGCCTCACCTATATCATCCAAAACCTACGTTTTGTCCAATGTGATCGTTAATTTTATCATGTTGTTTGTCCAGATCATCATAACCGTGTTCTTTATGAAACAAGTGCTGCACATGGATTCGGGAATACCAGCGATACAATTTGTTGCCATTCTGCTGCTGTTCGGCCTGACTGCCATCGCTTTAGCACTCCTGATCGTTTCTTTTGCAAGAGGGGCCAGAATGGCAGGAGCACTCCAAAATCTGATTATTACACCTAGCTGCCTGATTGCAGGCTGTTATTTTCCTCTCGAGATCATGCCAGATCGTTTCAGGCAGCTCTCAGGCTTCATGCCGCAATACTGGCTTCTGGAGACTGTCGACAAGCTGCAAAACGGAAATTCGCTGTCCGGATTATATTTGAACTTGCTTACTTTGATCGGTTTTGCTGCTGCACTTACAATGGTCGCAATCTATAATTTCAGTCGAAACAAAGATACAAGAACCTTTATTTAAATTCAGGCTTTCGCCTAATTCCGAGAAGAACTTCCATAATCCTGAGTTAATCGGGGTTCCTGAATAAGAGGCAGCATCCTTGCTGTCTTTTATTTTTGTTTGACAATTTGTACGTACATATTGGAAACTAGGAGTATAAAAGAACATACAGGAGGTTTGGATGATGAATATAAGCATGAATGATCGTATTGCAGAGTGGAATAAGGAAGCAAGTCAATGTCCATGCGGTAATCCGCACCGTATGGTAGACATGCATATTTGTCTGGAGGATGGGGCGCTTACGCAATTGGCTCCTTATCTAAGCAAGCAGAATTATAAAAAAGTGACAGTTGTTTTTGATGAGCATACCAAACAAGCAGCAGGAGATGAAGTCATCACTTATTTAAAAGCAGCGGAAGTCATTACTGACGAGCTCTTTCTGCTTGGAAACACCGGAGGTGAGGTTGTCGCAGACGAAGCATTTATCGTTAAAGTACTGTTAGGTGTCTCGAAGGATACAGATGCAGTCATCGCAGCTGGTTCAGGCACGATTCATGACCTTGTCCGATTTGTATGCTTCAAGATGAACAAGCCTTTTATATCTGTTCCTACAGCAGCGTCTGTAGATGGATTCACTTCCGCAGGTGCCCCTCTTATTGTGGATGGTACGAAACAGACGTTTCAAGCTATTCCGCCGGAGGCGATCTTTGCAGATTTAAGCGTTTTGGCGAAGGCTCCACAAGTGATGACGGCTGCTGGCTTTGGTGATATGCTTGGTAAATTTACATCCCTTGCCGATTGGAAAATATCACGTGATCTTGGAGGCGAGCCTTATTGTCCGCTAGCCTACCGAATGACGGAGGAAGCGCTGATGGATTGCGTTCATCACGTAGATGAGATCGCTGAGGGCAGTAAACAGGGTGTTAAAATCTTGATGGAAGCACTGATTGCTTCTGGCATCTCGATGCTGATCATTGATCATTCCCGGCCCGCTTCCGGCGGGGAGCATCATATATCCCATCGTCTGGAGATGGAGTTCCTGCAGCAGGGTAAGAAAGCGATTCTTCATGGAGCGAAGGTGGGCGTTGCATCAGCCCTGCTCTCAGATGTATACCGTGCGCTCTATGAGAGCGGGCAGGAAGAGGCATTTGATGCATACAAGGATTTGCCTGAGAAAGAGCAAATGCAGGATTGGCTCAGCCGCACCGGAGGTCCATCTACGATCCAAGAGCTTGGGGTCACCGATGAACAGCTGGAGCGTGCGATGAGGACTGCGCATACTTTAAGAGCGAGATACACAGGACTTAAATATTTAAATGAGATAAAGACAGGGCACGAGGCATAGTCGGGAAGCTACAGGCTGTAATATCAGAAACGACACGTTAAAAATAGTTAAATTGTACGTACAAATTTATAATAGAGGGTAATGAAATAGGAGTTGAAGGAGAAGAGCAAATGAGCGAAAAATATACGATCGGTATTGATTTTGGAACCGAATCTGGACGGGCGGTGCTTGTGAAGCTGTCTGACGGATCCGAAGCAGCTGCTCATGTTACTCCATATCGTCACGGTGTTATTGATGAGAGGCTTCCTGTAAGCGGTCACAAACTGGAGCTGGATTGGGCACTTCACCATCCTGCCGACTACATGGAGGTCCTAATGACCTCGGTGCCAGCCGTTGTGCAGGCAGCGGGTATAGGCAAGGAAGACGTCATCGGAATCGGTATTGATTTTACCGCATGCACGATGCTGCCGATCGATCCAATAGGTCAGCCCCTCTGCCTTAGACCCGAACTCGCAAACCATCCGCACAGCTGGGTCAAGCTCTGGAAGCACCATGCGGCTCAGAATGAGGCTGAACGGATTAATGAGACTGCAGCAGCGCGCGGGGAAGTCTTTCTTAAACGGTATGGCGGTAAGTCTTCGTCGGAATGGATGATCGCAAAAGTCTGGCAGATCCTAAATGAAGCACCGGATATTTATGAGCTTACAGATCGTTTTGTTGAAGCGGGAGACTGGGTAATCATGCAGCTGTGCGGTGAGCTGAAGCGCAGCCAGTGTGCAGCAGGCTACAAGGCGTTCTATCATCACGCTGAAGGCTATCCGGACAATGATTTCTTCAAATCTCTTGATCCGAGACTTGAACATGTGATAGAAACGAAGCTGCGAGGCGATATTCTTGACCAGGGGAGCTGCGCCGGCGGATTATCCCGGGAGATGGCGAGTGCCATGGGACTTGCTCAAGGGATTGCTGTAGCAGTCGGGAATGTAGATGCTCATGCGGCAGTTCCTGCTGTAGGCGTTGTAACTCCGGGTAAACTGGTGATGACAATGGGCACTTCGATCTGCCATCTGCTGCTCGGAGAAGAGGAGCTGGAGGTAGAGGGCATATGTGGTGTCGTCCAGAATGGTATTATACCTGGATACTTCGGCTATGAAGCAGGTCAGACGGCTGTAGGCGATATCTTTGCTTGGTTTGTAGAGAATGGCGTACCTTCTGAAGTGAAGGAACAGGCTGAAGAGGAAGGACTGACCATGCATGAATGGCTGGAGAATAAAGCCTCCTTATACAAGCCTGGAGAGACCGGTCTGCTAGCCCTCGATTGGTGGAACGGCAACCGATCCACCTTGGTTGATGCCAATCTGACTGGACTAATCATAGGCTATACGCTGCAGACGAAGCCGGAAGAGCTGTACAGAACATTACTAGAAGCAACGGCCTTTGGTACTCGTAAGATCATTGATGCATTCTCTCATAGTGGTTTGAACGTAGATATCGTATATGCTTGCGGCGGGCTGCCTCAGAAAAATAAACTTCTCATGCAAATCTATGCGGATATTATTGGCCGTGAGATCAGAGTGGCTGCTTCAACCCAAACCGCCGCTCTAGGAGCAGCCATGTTTGCAGCTGTCGCTGCCGGAGCGGACGCAGGCGGATATGATTGTATTGAAGACGCGGCGGCAAGGATGGCGAGAGTTCGAGATGAGACCTTCAAACCGATACCAGAGCATTCTATGGTCTATGAAAAAATTTATGCAGAATATAATCGACTGCACGATTATTTCGGTCATGACCCGCATTCTGTGATGAAGAAGCTGAAGTCTCTTAAGGAAGCAGCTGCCGGTCAAACTGTACGTGTATAAACAAGCTAAGAAGGCAAAAAAAGAGCATTCCTTGCAGAAGCAGTCAGCTCATGCAGGGAGTGCTCTCTTACCCATAAGGGAGATATTATGAATTCTGTTTTAAAATGATATCTGCAAAAAGAATCGATTTTGGAACTTTGAAAAATTGCTCTGCTTGATCCTGGAAAGCCGAAGAAGGCATCGTTCCTTGATGAAGCCATTTACGGAATGTTCCCGGGTGTACCCCGATCCAGTGACTCACATCCGTGACGGACAAGTCGTGAACCATGCATAATCCGGTCAAGATCCGATTACTCACTGGCGAGCGGGTAACCGTTCGCTTCATGAATCGGGATGGCTCCGGCTGACAAATGACAGGACTGTTTCTAATGACATCTTCATTAAACAAAATATGGCGCGGATAACCGAGTAATTGACATACTTTATCCAGATTAGTGCTTCCAGGAATTCGACCTTCATACACCCATGCGCTGACACTTCTTGATGAGATCGACAAATCTTCAGCTAACTGTGATAATTTGATGTCGTTTGCCATGAGAACGGCAAGCAATATACGGTTGCGAACCTGACAGCGTGTCGGCCTGCGGAATCGCTTTACGCGTACGCCTTTTCCCAGATATTTGCGGTTGATCAGAGACCACGCCTGGATCGAATGTTGTTCTTGTTGTTTAGGCATATTTCCTCCGATTTTTTAAACAAATACTACAACAAAATAAGCAGTCGTTTCAAGTGTCGACATGACCACCTTTGAAAGCATATTCATATACGAGGAGCCTTGTTAAGGGAAAATCGGACTATGAATCTGCTTGTTTTTCTCCTATTAAATGGTTGTGGAGTTAGTATAGACCAACGAAAACAGGGTAAAACCGGCTAAAAGTAGGCCTTAAGACTCAAAATTGGACAAACATTTGATTTCATAAAAATCAAATATATTCGTGTCATTCTTCCATAATCTTCATAGATTAATAGAGAGAAAAGGAAGAGGAGGAAGCATGAATGAATCCGGCATTAATCAATATGCTCCTCGGATTTGTAGGGGCATTCTTCACATTTGCGTTTGGTGGTTGGACACAGCTGCTTATCCTGTTATGTATTGCGATGGCTATTGATTATATTACCGGGGTTGCGGCTGTAATCCGTACCGGCAGCAGGCTGAACAGCAAGATTGGATTTTGGGGATTGACTCGCAAGGGTCTGATGCTGCTTGTTATTTTACTTGCACACCAGATCGATCAGTTGATTGGAACAGATGTCATTAAACGCGGGGCGATGTACTTTTATCTGGCGAACGAATTGATCTCCATTACCGAGAATTACAGCCGCATCGGGCTTCCTCTTCCCGCAAAATTAAGAGAGATCATAGAGCTGGTTAAGAAGCAGGCAGAGGATGATGAGGAAGCGGCATTACGCAGACGCGCAGAGGATGATGAAGCGACAGATACCACCGGATCAGATACTGAAGATGCAGAGCTTGAAGCAGTCAAATACGCGGTGGACGAAGATATATTAAGTCAATTTGGACCGCGGAAGGAACGTAGAGAGAATCAAGATGCAGAATCACAAGGGCCTGAGCAATAGAGGCCTTTTTTTGCAGGAATAACATATTGGACAAGGTAAAACATGAGAAACGATAATTGATTCATTTACCACTTTATTCGTGTTTATGTTATATTTTTTGTAAACGGAATCAACTCTATTAACTCATGACATAGGATAAGGAGCTATTATAATGATTAAACATATCGTTTTTTTCAAATTAAAGGACCGTTCAGAGGCGAGCATTGAGGAGACGGCTCGTATATTACGCAGTATGGATGGCAGAATTGAGCTGCTGAAATCACTGGAGATCGGAGTGGATGTCTTGAAATCGGAGCGTTCCTTCGATATTTCTCTGACCGCAGTCGTTGATTCCTTGGAGGCATTGGAGGCCTATCAGGTACATCCTGTTCATCAAGAGATTATTAAGCATATGAGTGTTGTGAAGGATTCTTCTGTTGCAGTTGATTACGAAATCTAACTTACAAAGGGGAGTAGCAGGTGGGCGATTTAAAAGATGTTATGGAAACGATGTTTTTGCTGATCGTCATTTTAATTGCATGCCCGGTAATGTTCTTTTGGCTGAAACGAAAAAATAGACGTAACTGATTACCGACGAAACGGATGTGAACGTATTGTACTATGTAAATACAGATCAAATCGAATTGCGCTTGTCAGCTATTCCCGAGATTACAGCTGGGCTCCGTCACGCACAGGACAACTGGGATGGGGGAATTATCCTCGGTTTCGTTCAGGAGCGTTCCCTGCATTTGGCCCTAGAGATTGTAACTGACGTAGGAAGTTATCTCATTGATGGATTTATTCTCAGGGATGCGAGCAGCTACGAAGACATCATTGAAATTGTTCATGAAGCAGGGGCATTTGATGAGGAGAGCTATAAGCTGTTTATGGAGCTTGTGCCGCTGCGGAAGCCGCTCGTACAGGATTATTATGCATGGGATCGGACAAGCCTGCATAAGGTAACCCGGACGCTTCCTGATGTGCTGGATCGGTTCGCAGATCAAATTCGTTTGTATCTCGAAAAAGAACTGGGACCGTTCCAACCGTCACGGAACTAGGTTTAATAGATTAAAAAATTCTAGTTGAATTAAATTTTGTAATTGTAATGGATTCACCTAGTTGGTTTGGAGGAAAGATCATGTCAGATCGTAAGAAAGACAACTCCGGATTTCATCCGGTATATATGGCCGAGCTTCTATTCAAGGATATGCCTCAGCTGAAAGAAGAGAAGCTGATGGAGGTCATGAAGCGTTTGACCGGAAAAGCAAGAGTGATGAAACGGCCTGTCAACAAGGACGCAGTGAATAAGGTTCAGAATCAAGCCGAGGCAGCAGATAAAGAGCAGGAGCTTCTAGTCATTATGCATATGGAGCATATGGTTAATTTTGAAGACGGGACCGTTCCTGCACAGACCTGCATTCTGCCTGTCACCAAGATTCAGGACAAGAACCGCTTCAAGGGTGCTGTGGAGCAGTCCTGGCATTGGAGCGAAGCAAATGAGGTTACAGACCTGTGCCAGTATCAGATTCGCATACATGATATGTTTACGGCGGCCCTGCCGCATAAAGAGCGATTGAAGCTGTTCCAGCAGGCGTTGCTCGCTATTCTAGAAGTGGCACCTTGTGAAGCGGTTTACTTTTACGGCAGTGACAAACTGGTGAATCCTTCTGCTTATGCCAAAGCGATCGAAAATGGAGATCATCTGTACGGAGCGATGAATGTAAGGCTGTATCAAGCGGGAGGCAGTGAAGCTAGACGTGAGCTGGTGATGGATACGGTGGGGTTATCCTCATTAGGGGTGCCGGATTTTCAATGTCACTTTGCTGGGATGGATCCGGATGTCGTAGCTCGTACCTTATACGGTGCCGCCTATTATATATTTGATCAGGGTGATGTGATACAGGATGGTCAGCTGCTGGGTTCATCCGGGGAACAGCGCTGGCGCTGCGAGCATCAGGAATCGCTGGTTTCACCTCTAAGATATGTAATAGATCTGGATCCAGGTGCACCCTATTACGCTGGGAACATTTCGTCCTAATCTGATCGATTTATGTACTATTGAATTTTGTTGTGTCAAGTCAGGCTCCTCCTGCTTATAATGCATTAACTAAAAAATGGGCTTTCGCCCGGTTAGCAGGAGGGTTGGAACATGATCGCATGGAGTGTAGCGCTGATGGCAGGGGCTTTTATTATCCTTGCAGCTGCAGGCGTTGTGGTGCTTATTGAAGCAAGAAGCTTGATGAAGCAGGTTAAACAGAGTGTCAGTCAGCTCGAAGAGAAAACCGATATACTCGCTGCAGATACCTCAGCCATGATTCAAGGTACGAATAAAGCGATATCGGATATGCAGGGATATCTAGAGAAGTCAGCCCCTCTCTTTGAGTCAATCGCTTCGCTAGGTACGGTACTGCAGCAGATCAGCCGCACGATGGATGAGATCAGCGTCAAGCTGTCTCGTTCAGCACACAAGCATGTGGATGGCGCACACCAGGACAATGAACAGCGCCTGGGTCAAATGTTCCGATACGTTGATGCAGCCATGACGGTATGGCACACATGGCAGCGTAACGCTCCTGCTCCGGGTGCTTCCAGCCCGCGTGAGAAGGAGTGAGCAGGCATGAAAGATACGAACAAGAGCTTGTTATGGGGTACTTTAATTGGGACGGTTGCTGGATCGATTACGGCGCTGCTGTTTGCCCCCAAATCAGGAGCTGAGCTCCGCGAGGATATTGCGGAGAATGCCAAGCTTGTTACAGAGAAGGGGCAGAACCTGGCTGAGAAAGTCAGCGAGCAGAGTGTGAGGATCGCTTCCAAAGTGAAGGAATCGACAGAAGGCTTCTTGCAAGATATCCGGGGCATCAGTTCAGGGAACGAGGTCGCTAAGGTGTCTGGGATCAGTGAACCTGCAAAGACTGAGCAGACTGCTGAAGAAGCAGCAGAGGACGATACATTATAGGCGTAAAGATTCGTAGCAAAGGCCTGACTGCCGCTCCCTGTAGGTATAGGGATGAGGCAAAAGGCCTTTTTGCGCTGAGCTTGGTTTACACGCCCATACTAAATCGGGTAATATGTAGGTACCTTTTTGCCGTCCGAAACATAGGGTAGGATGGAAAAGGGATGGAAATATGTAAAGAAGGAAGCGGTGTGTTCGTGCAACAAGCTATCGCAATATTAGATTCTGGTGTTGGGGGGCTGACTGTAGCCAAAGAAGTGATGCGTCAGCTTCCGCGGGAAAAAGTCATTTATTTTGGAGATACGGCCCGCACACCATACGGACCCCGTTCGTCCGAGGAAGTAAAACAATTTACAGAACAAATCGTAGATTTTCTTATTCAATTTGATCCAAAAGTTATCGTTATTGCCTGTAATACGGCAACAGCAGCTGCGCTGGACCATATATCGCAGAAAGTGGATATTCCGGTGATCGGTGTCATTCATCCCGGTGCCAGAGCCGCGATAACAGCTACCAAAACAGGTAATATTGGAGTCATCGGTACGATGGGTACGATCAACAGCGGAGCGTATACAACAGCACTTAAGCAGCTGTCTCCATATATCAATGTTATGAGTCAGGCTTGTCCGGCCCTTGTCCCGCTGGTCGAGCAAGGGGATTTCAGGTCCGAGCATACGAGATCCACTGTTAGTGAGTCCTTGAACGGCATGAAAGACAAACCAATCGATACCCTTATTCTAGGCTGTACTCATTATCCGTTCTTGATGGAGCCGATTGGTCAGGCGATGGGTCCTCATGTCAAATTAATTAGTTCTGCCGATGAGACTGCCAGAGAAACGAGCACGATCTTATATGACAAGGGGAAGCTCGCCATAGGTGATGAAACGCCTGTTCATCAGTTTTTTTGCTCGGGTGATC
This sequence is a window from Paenibacillus urinalis. Protein-coding genes within it:
- a CDS encoding DUF4261 domain-containing protein, which gives rise to MSDRKKDNSGFHPVYMAELLFKDMPQLKEEKLMEVMKRLTGKARVMKRPVNKDAVNKVQNQAEAADKEQELLVIMHMEHMVNFEDGTVPAQTCILPVTKIQDKNRFKGAVEQSWHWSEANEVTDLCQYQIRIHDMFTAALPHKERLKLFQQALLAILEVAPCEAVYFYGSDKLVNPSAYAKAIENGDHLYGAMNVRLYQAGGSEARRELVMDTVGLSSLGVPDFQCHFAGMDPDVVARTLYGAAYYIFDQGDVIQDGQLLGSSGEQRWRCEHQESLVSPLRYVIDLDPGAPYYAGNISS
- a CDS encoding helix-turn-helix domain-containing protein — encoded protein: MPKQQEQHSIQAWSLINRKYLGKGVRVKRFRRPTRCQVRNRILLAVLMANDIKLSQLAEDLSISSRSVSAWVYEGRIPGSTNLDKVCQLLGYPRHILFNEDVIRNSPVICQPEPSRFMKRTVTRSPVSNRILTGLCMVHDLSVTDVSHWIGVHPGTFRKWLHQGTMPSSAFQDQAEQFFKVPKSILFADIILKQNS
- a CDS encoding YtxH domain-containing protein; the protein is MKDTNKSLLWGTLIGTVAGSITALLFAPKSGAELREDIAENAKLVTEKGQNLAEKVSEQSVRIASKVKESTEGFLQDIRGISSGNEVAKVSGISEPAKTEQTAEEAAEDDTL
- a CDS encoding ABC transporter ATP-binding protein codes for the protein MNVLEIEGLTKKFGDFVAVDHMNLKLREGEIFGFLGANGAGKSTTIHLISSLLRASKGEIRLLGKNIAKNSRFAKMNIGIVPQDIAIYENLTAYENVHFFGGLYGLRGKDLQERSLEALNFVGLTDKAKHYPKNFSGGMKRRLNIACAIAHQPKLIIMDEPTVGIDPQSRSYILDSVRKLNQMGCTIIYTSHYMEEVEEICTRIAIVDHGKIIAEGTKEQLTSTITDTKDIWIGYKSDLPLDIESLQQIHGVIEVTADDQMIQIRSKSEVNNLNQLIYQLMAHEVEIRSVEEQAPNLETVFLTLTGRKLRD
- a CDS encoding DUF948 domain-containing protein; translation: MIAWSVALMAGAFIILAAAGVVVLIEARSLMKQVKQSVSQLEEKTDILAADTSAMIQGTNKAISDMQGYLEKSAPLFESIASLGTVLQQISRTMDEISVKLSRSAHKHVDGAHQDNEQRLGQMFRYVDAAMTVWHTWQRNAPAPGASSPREKE
- a CDS encoding ABC transporter permease; protein product: MRDLLWLTRKTIISVLRKKANIFILLILPIAAALISMAIYGGGSGAPLRVSIVNLDGEQKITQDTISFIEQLNKVQITVTDEESMKKDIAAGNSDTSVIFKQGFAASVQNGAPDHIEMISVKGAEVTAYVKSMLHSYISNAAAIAKYAAGDQEIFESLYEEYSSQSFKLSSVKVEDSAAVKNATYQTMGFLVALMMFSSVNLTSFILKEKENRTFFRIMASPISSKTYVLSNVIVNFIMLFVQIIITVFFMKQVLHMDSGIPAIQFVAILLLFGLTAIALALLIVSFARGARMAGALQNLIITPSCLIAGCYFPLEIMPDRFRQLSGFMPQYWLLETVDKLQNGNSLSGLYLNLLTLIGFAAALTMVAIYNFSRNKDTRTFI
- a CDS encoding Dabb family protein, with product MIKHIVFFKLKDRSEASIEETARILRSMDGRIELLKSLEIGVDVLKSERSFDISLTAVVDSLEALEAYQVHPVHQEIIKHMSVVKDSSVAVDYEI
- a CDS encoding DUF86 domain-containing protein, giving the protein MYYVNTDQIELRLSAIPEITAGLRHAQDNWDGGIILGFVQERSLHLALEIVTDVGSYLIDGFILRDASSYEDIIEIVHEAGAFDEESYKLFMELVPLRKPLVQDYYAWDRTSLHKVTRTLPDVLDRFADQIRLYLEKELGPFQPSRN
- a CDS encoding ABC transporter permease, with translation MSVIHIIRKELLTELRDYKTFIFMIAFPIVLMLILGSALTNAFSSNYEMDSLSLMYTDHTSEELLDASWLGFMDALELEGVTITEATEEINGQTAVQVDQYTAYAELTNEGIQYFGNPSDSIENNIVQGMLTAFVDQYNLITAVGKSDPAALNQIMDAKYAYGSFIQEVGLIPDKQPSSVDYYAITMSTMIALYSALSASYLIRGEVSRRTHIRLYASPVSRKAIFTGKILSSTLINFLCVAVVVLFSKFVFQADWGSSYVAVLALLFTEVLLAVSLGLACSYLFKDGASHAILIIIIQIASFVGGSYAPIHTDNGMFSYVVQLSPIYWANHALMQAIFAGNAPAVIPVIALNVGISALLLMFSAAFMHKTGGE
- a CDS encoding ribulokinase, translated to MSEKYTIGIDFGTESGRAVLVKLSDGSEAAAHVTPYRHGVIDERLPVSGHKLELDWALHHPADYMEVLMTSVPAVVQAAGIGKEDVIGIGIDFTACTMLPIDPIGQPLCLRPELANHPHSWVKLWKHHAAQNEAERINETAAARGEVFLKRYGGKSSSEWMIAKVWQILNEAPDIYELTDRFVEAGDWVIMQLCGELKRSQCAAGYKAFYHHAEGYPDNDFFKSLDPRLEHVIETKLRGDILDQGSCAGGLSREMASAMGLAQGIAVAVGNVDAHAAVPAVGVVTPGKLVMTMGTSICHLLLGEEELEVEGICGVVQNGIIPGYFGYEAGQTAVGDIFAWFVENGVPSEVKEQAEEEGLTMHEWLENKASLYKPGETGLLALDWWNGNRSTLVDANLTGLIIGYTLQTKPEELYRTLLEATAFGTRKIIDAFSHSGLNVDIVYACGGLPQKNKLLMQIYADIIGREIRVAASTQTAALGAAMFAAVAAGADAGGYDCIEDAAARMARVRDETFKPIPEHSMVYEKIYAEYNRLHDYFGHDPHSVMKKLKSLKEAAAGQTVRV
- a CDS encoding sn-glycerol-1-phosphate dehydrogenase — its product is MSMNDRIAEWNKEASQCPCGNPHRMVDMHICLEDGALTQLAPYLSKQNYKKVTVVFDEHTKQAAGDEVITYLKAAEVITDELFLLGNTGGEVVADEAFIVKVLLGVSKDTDAVIAAGSGTIHDLVRFVCFKMNKPFISVPTAASVDGFTSAGAPLIVDGTKQTFQAIPPEAIFADLSVLAKAPQVMTAAGFGDMLGKFTSLADWKISRDLGGEPYCPLAYRMTEEALMDCVHHVDEIAEGSKQGVKILMEALIASGISMLIIDHSRPASGGEHHISHRLEMEFLQQGKKAILHGAKVGVASALLSDVYRALYESGQEEAFDAYKDLPEKEQMQDWLSRTGGPSTIQELGVTDEQLERAMRTAHTLRARYTGLKYLNEIKTGHEA